Part of the Aurantiacibacter aquimixticola genome, CGGCTTGTGGTGTTCACGGCGCTGTGCGGCCTGCTGGCGGCACCGGGCAGCATTCATCCGGTCATCGGCTTTACCGCGATCCTGTGCATCGCGCTCGCTGCAGGCGGAGCGGGTGCGCTCAACCAGTGGTGGGAAGCGGACATCGACGCCAAGATGAAGCGCACTGCGGGTCGGCCGCTGCCGATGAAGGCGCTGCGTCGACAGGATGCGCGCGATTTCGGTCTGGTGCTCTCCGGCTTTTCGGTGATGACGATGGGCCTTGCCGTCCATTGGCTCGCCGCCGCCGTCCTCGCCTTCAGCGTCTTCTTCTATGCCGTGATCTACACCATGTGGCTGAAGCCGCGCACGCCGCAGAATATCGTCATCGGCGGTGCGGCAGGCGCTTTCCCGCCGCTCATCGGCTGGATCGCCGTGACGGGCGAGATCACGCTGATGCCGGTCCTGCTCTTCGCGATCATCTTCATGTGGACGCCGCCGCATTTCTGGGCGCTCGCGCTTTGGGCGAAACCCGATTACGCCGCGGCCAACATTCCGATGATGCCCAATGTTGCTGGCGAAGCATCGACCCGCCGCCAGATCCTTGTCTATTCGGCGCTGCTATTGCCGCTCGCCGGTACGCCTTGGTTCATTGGCGGCACCGGTGCGATTTACGGTGTGTCGGCGCTGGCGCTGTCAGCGGTGTTCCTCGCGCTGTCCGTCCCCGTCGGTACGCGCCGTGCAGTCGAGGACGACAGGATGAAGCCGGAAAAGCGGCTCTTCGCTTTTTCCATTCTCTACCTCTTCGCGCTCTTTGCGGCGCTCGTCGTCGATCGGATGGTGCTGGCATGACGCCGCAGGACGAAGAAGAATTCAAGCGCCGCCGGAAGGCTCGCAACGCCGTGTTCGGCATCGTGCTGCTCGGCTTCGTGGTGCTGTTCTACGCCATCACCATCGTGAGGATGGGCGACTGATGGCCAGCGCCCCTACACTCGAAAGCCGCAACCGCAAGACGATGCTGGCGATGTTCGGCCTGGCGCTGGGCATGCTCGGCCTGGGCTACGCCGCAGTGCCGCTCTACGACCTGTTCTGCCGCGTTACCGGCTTCGGCGGGACGACACAGGTGGCGAGCGAGGCCGAGGCCGATATTGCCGCGCGCCTTGCCGCGAGCGCGGGCGGAGCGAGCTATTCGATCCGTTTCGATGCCAACACCGCGCGCGACCTGCCGTGGGAATTCAAGCCCGTGCAGGTGACCGATACGGTCGCCATCGGCCAGCGCGACATGGCGACCTATACCGCTCGCAACAATAGCGACCAGCCGATTACCGGCACCGCCACATTTAACGTCGAGCCGGAGCAGGCGGGCCGCTATTTCCACAAGATCCAATGCTTCTGCTTCACCGAGCAGACGCTGCAGCCGGGCGAGGAAGTGCGCATGCCCGTCCTTTATTACGTCGATCCGGCAGCACTGGACGACCCGAACATGGAAGGGGTGGAGCAGATCACCCTGAGCTACACCTTCCACGAAGCCATCAAAGACGATAACGACAGCTAAGGCTCTGGACCCGCGCCGGTGCGGCGATTATGGGGCAGGGCAAATTCTAGGATCAGGACAGACACATGGCCGGCGCCAAGAACCACGATTATCACATTCTCGATCCCGACATCTGGCCGCTGATCGGCGCGCTGTCCGGGCTCGTGTTCACCAGTGGCATGGTCATGTTCATGCACGCCGACTATTTCGGTGAGAGCTGGCGCATTGTCCTCGGCATCGGCATTGCCGGCCTGATCGCGACCTTCTGGGGCTGGTTCTCCAAGGTGGTGAACGAGGCCGAGCGCGGCGATCACACGCCTGTCGTCCAATTGCATATGCGATACGGCATGATCCTGTTCATTGCGTCCGAAGTCATGTTCTTCGTCGGCTGGTTCTGGAGCTTCTTCGATTTCGCCTTGTTCCCGACGGACCTTGTCGAGGTCATTGGTGGCCAGTTCCCGCCCGCCGGGATCGAGGCGGTGATCGATCCGTTCAGCCTGCCGCTGCTCAACACCATCATCCTGCTGTGCTCCGGCACCACGGTGACATGGGCGCACCATTCGCTGATCAATGGCGACCGGGACGGGCTCAAGAAAGGCCTGTGGCTGACAATCGCGCTCGGCGTGCTGTTCTCGGCCATCCAGGCTTACGAATATGCCGCCGCGCCCTTCGAATTCGGTGGCAACACCTATTCCAGCGCCTTCTACATGGCGACGGGCTTTCATGGGTTCCACGTGCTGATCGGCACGATCTTCCTGATTGTCTGCCTCGCCCGCACCTATAAGGGGCACTTCACCTCCCGCCAGCATTTCGGTTTCGAAGCGGCGGCCTGGTACTGGCACTTCGTCGATGTGGTTTGGCTGTTCCTCTTCATCGCCGTCTATGTCTGGGGCGGCTGGGGCGCAGAGACTCACTGATAAGGGAAGGGCGCGCATGACGCAGCGCCGCATTCCGATCATCCCGACCGTGGTGGTGGTTGCCGCCGCCGCTGTCATGGTCGCGCTCGGCTTCTGGCAACTTGGCCGTGCGGATGAAAAGACGGCGCAAATCGCGCGATATTCGCAGACCGATCAAAGTGTCGCACCGCGCGAGCTTACACGCGAAGGTGTGCTCGATGGCGAGCAGCTTTATTCGCCGGTCACGCTGGATTGCAATCGTCCGCTAGGCATTCGCAGCACGGCGGGCACCAGTGCGGAAGGGGCGAAGGGCTTTGCCCATGTCGCCGAGTGTTTCGACGTCGGTCCGCAAACCGTCGAGGCGGCGCTTGGCTTTTCCCGCAGACCGCAGTCGCCGGAGTGGGCCGGCGGCCGCGTCATAGGAATCCTCGGCCCAAATGGCAAAGTCGTCGCCGACCCGCCGCTTGCCGATCTTGAGCCGCTGGCTCGTCCCGATCCGAGCGATCTGCCGAACAACCACCTCGCCTATGCGGGCCAGTGGTTCTTTTTCGCGCTGACGGCATTGCTGATCTACGGCTTCGCGCTACGAAAGAAGTGGCGCGAGCGGGATTAGCCATCTTGCCGCGCACCGCAGCGCTCGCTACGCCGCAGCGCAGCATGAAATACGTCTCGACCCGCGGCTCCGCGCCTGTTCTTGATTTCGAGGGCGTCACCCTCGCCGGCCTTGCAAGCGATGGCGGGCTGTACGTGCCGGAAGAATGGCCGCGCTTTGCCCCTGACGAGATCGCCGCGATGGCGGGCCTGCCCTACGCCGAACTTGCCGTGCGC contains:
- a CDS encoding SURF1 family cytochrome oxidase biogenesis protein — encoded protein: MTQRRIPIIPTVVVVAAAAVMVALGFWQLGRADEKTAQIARYSQTDQSVAPRELTREGVLDGEQLYSPVTLDCNRPLGIRSTAGTSAEGAKGFAHVAECFDVGPQTVEAALGFSRRPQSPEWAGGRVIGILGPNGKVVADPPLADLEPLARPDPSDLPNNHLAYAGQWFFFALTALLIYGFALRKKWRERD
- a CDS encoding cytochrome c oxidase assembly protein, whose amino-acid sequence is MASAPTLESRNRKTMLAMFGLALGMLGLGYAAVPLYDLFCRVTGFGGTTQVASEAEADIAARLAASAGGASYSIRFDANTARDLPWEFKPVQVTDTVAIGQRDMATYTARNNSDQPITGTATFNVEPEQAGRYFHKIQCFCFTEQTLQPGEEVRMPVLYYVDPAALDDPNMEGVEQITLSYTFHEAIKDDNDS
- a CDS encoding heme o synthase; protein product: MTAISAPNTNPAQATMPADWRDFFALTKPKVMRLVVFTALCGLLAAPGSIHPVIGFTAILCIALAAGGAGALNQWWEADIDAKMKRTAGRPLPMKALRRQDARDFGLVLSGFSVMTMGLAVHWLAAAVLAFSVFFYAVIYTMWLKPRTPQNIVIGGAAGAFPPLIGWIAVTGEITLMPVLLFAIIFMWTPPHFWALALWAKPDYAAANIPMMPNVAGEASTRRQILVYSALLLPLAGTPWFIGGTGAIYGVSALALSAVFLALSVPVGTRRAVEDDRMKPEKRLFAFSILYLFALFAALVVDRMVLA
- a CDS encoding cytochrome c oxidase subunit 3; the protein is MAGAKNHDYHILDPDIWPLIGALSGLVFTSGMVMFMHADYFGESWRIVLGIGIAGLIATFWGWFSKVVNEAERGDHTPVVQLHMRYGMILFIASEVMFFVGWFWSFFDFALFPTDLVEVIGGQFPPAGIEAVIDPFSLPLLNTIILLCSGTTVTWAHHSLINGDRDGLKKGLWLTIALGVLFSAIQAYEYAAAPFEFGGNTYSSAFYMATGFHGFHVLIGTIFLIVCLARTYKGHFTSRQHFGFEAAAWYWHFVDVVWLFLFIAVYVWGGWGAETH